From Dermochelys coriacea isolate rDerCor1 chromosome 15, rDerCor1.pri.v4, whole genome shotgun sequence, a single genomic window includes:
- the UBE3B gene encoding ubiquitin-protein ligase E3B isoform X2 codes for MFGTAQLSKAQFLDKARQAREERRELKERERAAIQIQALIRRFLCRCWLQREIRREVEDFFEINESAPSKRSALSIFRISRKLLFIFRIKEDKERLEKLCRCILNSMDVENEPKMWYVSLALSKDLTLLWIKQIKDILWFCCEFLKQLKPDILQDSKLVTLHLTMLVTFTDTSTWKILRGKGETLRPAMNHICANIMGHLNQKGFYSVLQILLTNGLARSRPSLSKGTLTAIFSLALRPVVAAQFSDNLLRSFLIHIMSVPAIVTHLATLTPERLAVIESHDLFRKFILFLSREAQCRDVCVCLEGSHTLCLLGNLIYLGSLNDKVLEDETAHFVSVLIHMLSYCQKYVSQKKSNLTHWHPVLGWFSQTVDYGLNESMPLLTKQLQHLWGVHLIRILFSDVLSKKLVETQDPTYPLGQTASPQNSLPMKNLFKRAFQKSASVRNILKPVGGKRVDSAEVQKVCSICVLYQTTLTTLTQIRLQILTGLTYLDDLLPKLWAFICELGPQGGLKLFLECLNNDTEESKRLLAMLMLFCDCSRHLITILDEIEVYEEQISFKVEELVTISSFLNSFVFKMIWDGIVENAKGETLELFHSVHGWLMILYERDCRRRFAPEDHWLRKDLKPSVLFQELDKDKKRAQLLLQYIPHVIPHKNRVLLFRNMVTKEKEKLGLVETSSASPHVTHITIRRSRMLEDGYEQLRPLSQNLMKGVIRVKFVNDLGVDEAGIDQDGVFKEFLEEIIKKVFDPALNLFKTTSGDERLYPSPTSYIHENYLQLFEFVGKMLGKAVYEGIVVDVPFASFFLSQLLGHRHSSFYSSVDELPSLDSEFYKNLTSIKRYDGDISDLGLTLSYDEDAMGQLVCHELVPGGKTIPVTNENKISYIHLMAHFRMHTQIKSQTAALISGFRSIIKPEWIRMFSAPELQRLISGDNAEIDLEDLKKHTVYYGGFHGSHRVIIWLWDILANDFSPEERAMFLKFVTSCSRPPLLGFAYLKPPFSIRCVEVSDDQDTGDTLGSVLRGFFTIRKKEPGGRLPTSSTCFNLLKLPNYSKKSILREKLRYAISMNTGFELS; via the exons ATGTTCGGTACAGCACAGTTATCCAAAGCCCAGTTCCTTGATAAAGCGCGTCAGGCCCGTGAGGAGCGGAGAgagctgaaagagagagagagagccgcCATTCAGATCCAAGCCCTGATCAGGAGGTTTCTTTGTCGATGCTGGCTGCAGAGGGAGATCAG GAGAGAAGTGGAGGATTTCTTTGAAATAAATGAATCTGCTCCCAGTAAAAGAAGTGCACTTTCCATCTTCAGAATTTCCAGGAAACTGCTGTTCATTTTCAGAATTAAAGAGGACAAAGAG AGGCTTGAAAAGTTGTGTCGCTGTATCCTGAATAGTATGGATGTTGAGAATGAGCCCAAG ATGTGGTATGTGTCACTAGCACTTTCTAAGGATCTTACACTCTTGTGGATCAAACAGATCAAGGACATCTTGTGGTTTTGCTGTGAGTTTCTCAAACAGCTTAAG CCTGACATCCTACAAGACTCGAAACTGGTCACTTTGCACCTCACGATGCTTGTTACCTTCACAGACACTTCCACGTGGAAAATACTTCGGGGAAAAG GAGAAACCCTGCGACCTGCCATGAACCACATCTGTGCAAATATCATGGGACATCTCAATCAGAAGGGATTTTATTCTGTGCTGCAG attttgCTAACGAATGGCTTGGCAAGATCCAGACCATCCCTGTCCAAAGGCACTTTAACTGCCATCTTTTCTCTTGCATTGCG CCCTGTGGTTGCTGCTCAGTTTTCTGACAATCTCTTGAGATCATTCCTGATCCATATTATGTCAGTGCCTGCTATCGTGACTCACCTTGCTACGCTAACACCTGAG CGTCTGGCAGTGATAGAATCCCATGACCTTTTCCGCAAATTCATCTTATTTTTAAGTCGTGAGGCTCAGTGTCGAGATGTCTGTGTGTGTTTAGAAGGAAGCCATACTCTTTGTTTACTGG GTAACCTCATTTATCTGGGCTCCTTGAATGACAAAGTGCTCGAGGACGAGACTGCTCACTTTGTGAGCGTGCTTATTCACATGCTCTCTTACTGCCAGAAGTATGTGTcgcaaaaaaaatccaacctcACGCACTGGCACCCTGTCCTTGGCTGGTTCTCCCAGACTGTGGATTATGG GTTAAATGAGTCCATGCCTCTGCTCACAAAGCAATTGCAGCATCTCTGGGGAGTCCACCTAATTCGCATCCTCTTCAGTGAtgttctcagcaagaagctggtGGAGACTCAGGATCCGACTTATCCGTTGGGGCAAACTGCTTCCCCACAGAACAGCCTTCCCATGAAAA ATCTTTTCAAGCGAGCCTTCCAGAAGTCCGCCTCTGTTCGCAACATCCTCAAGCCCGTTGGAGGCAAGCGGGTGGATTCAGCAGAGGTGCAGAAGGTGTGCAGCATCTGTGTGCTGTACCAAACCACGCTGACCACTCTAACGCAGATCCGGCTGCAGATACTCACAG GCCTCACTTATCTTGATGACTTGTTGCCCAAATTGTGGGCATTTATCTGTGAGCTGGGACCCCAGGGTGGATTAAAACTCTTCTTGGAATGCTTGAACAATGACACAGAGGAATCCAAGAGACTGCTAGCTATGCTGATGCTGTTTTGTGACTGTTCTCGACACCTTATCAC AATTCTCGACGAAATTGAAGTCTATGAAGAACAGATCTCGTTCAAAGTGGAAGAGCTTGTTACCATCTCCTCTTTCCTGAATTCCTTTGTGTTTAAGATGATCTGGGATGGAATTGTGG AGAATGCCAAAGGAGAGACGCTGGAGTTGTTCCATTCTGTTCATGGCTGGCTAATGATCTTGTATGAAAGAGACTGTCGCCGGCGCTTTGCTCCTGAGGACCACTGGTTGCGGAA GGACCTCAAACCCAGTGTGCTCTTCCAAGAGCTGGACAAAGACAAGAAGCGAGCTCAGCTGCTCTTGCAGTACATCCCGCATGTCATCCCCCACAAGAAC agggtTCTTCTTTTCCGAAACATGGTGacaaaggagaaggagaagcttGGGCTGGTTGAAACCAGCTCTGCATCACCTCACGTCACACACATAACTATCCGCCGCTCACGCATGCTGGAG GATGGATACGAACAACTAAGGCCATTGTCCCAGAACCTCATGAAGGGAGTTATCCGAGTGAAGTTTGTGAATGACCTGGGTGTCGATGAGGCTGGTATTGATCAAGATGGTGTTTTCAAAGAGTTCTTGGAGGAGATCATAAAGAAGGTGTTTGATCCTGCACTCAACCTCTTTAAG ACGACCAGTGGCGACGAGAGGCTGTATCCATCCCCGACATCCTACATCCACGAGAACTATCTCCAGCTCTTTGAGTTTGTGGGCAAAATGCTCGGGAAGGCTGTGTATGAG GGGATAGTGGTGGAtgttccctttgcttccttcttCTTGAGTCAGCTGCTTGGACACCGTCACAGTAGCTTCTACAGCTCAGTGGACGAACTTCCCTCTCTGGACTCAGAGTTCTACAAAAACCTCACCTCGATTAAG CGCTACGACGGAGATATCAGCGACTTGGGCTTAACGCTCTCTTATGACGAAGATGCAATGGGTCAG CTTGTTTGCCATGAACTTGTTCCTGGAGGGAAGACCATTCCTGTTACCAATGAAAATAA AATCAGCTACATCCACCTCATGGCTCATTTTCGGATGCACACGCAGATAAAAAGTCAGACGGCTGCGCTCATTAGTGGCTTCAGGTCGATAATTAAGCCTGAATGGATTCGGATGTTTTCTGCACCTGAGTTACAGCGGCTCATATCTGGTGACAATGCTGAAATTGACCTAGAGGACTTAAA GAAACACACTGTGTACTATGGCGGCTTCCATGGGAGTCACAGGGTCATTATCTGGCTCTGGGACATCCTAGCCAATGACTTCAGCCCTGAGGAGAGAGCAATGTTTCTAAAG TTTGTTACCAGCTGCTCCCGGCCTCCGCTTCTGGGCTTTGCCTACCTCAAGCCTCCTTTCTCCATTCGTTGCGTGGAAGTCTCAGATGATCAG GACACGGGCGACACGCTGGGCAGCGTGCTAAGGGGCTTCTTCACCATACGCAAGAAAGAGCCAGGCGGCCGGCTCCCCACGTCTTCTACTTGTTTTAACCTGCTCAAGCTTCCCAACTACAGCAAGAAGAGCATCTTGCGAGAGAAGCTGCGCTATGCCATCAGCATGAACACAGGCTTTGAGCTCTCGTAG